The region CTTCGCGAACACCTTCTCCATCGCCGGCGTCACCTCCTACCTCCTCACCGCGAGCCCCTCGGAGAAGCTCCAGCGGATCGGCTTCGCCTCCGTGATCGCCTTCACCACGTTCATCGCATTCATGGCGCTCTTGGCGCGGCCGACCATCCTGCGCCTGATCCACGACGTGCCGGAGGGCGCGCTCCTCTCCGAGGCGCGCCTCGTCGGCGTGCTGCTCATCTGCCTGACCTGCAGCTTCGCCGGCGAACTCCTCGGCCTGCACGCGACGTACGGGCCGTTCATGCTGGGCCTGATGCTCCCCGGCGGCGCCCCGCTGGGCGTGACCATGGAGGAGCGGCTGGAccggctcgtcgccggcgtgctgATGCCGCTGCTGTTCGCGCAGGGAGGGATGAGGATGAACGTGCACAAGATCACCGACGCCTCGACGTGCGTCCTCCTCGAGACgttcctcgtcgtcggcgtcgtctccAAGTTCGTCGCGTCCGTGCTGCCGTGCCTCTACTGCCATATGCCCGTCCGGgaagccgtcgtcgtcgggctcATGATGAACTTCAAGGGCATCACGGAGGTGGTGTACGCGTCGGCGTTCATGGACGCCAAGGTGCTGGACGATCAGGTGTACGCGGCGTTCATGATCAACGTGCTGGTCCTCGGCGcggcctcggcgacggcggtgaagTACATGTACCACCCGGAGGAGAAGTACGTGGCGTACCGGCGGCGGACGGTGCAGCACAAGAAGCTCGGCGAGGAGCTGCGCGTGCTGGCGTGCATCCACTCGCAGGGGGACGTCGGCCCGATGCTGGCGCTGCTCgacgcgtcgtccccgacgccgacgtcgccgctcgccgtctaCCTCCTCCACCTGGTGCCGCTCGCCGGGCTGACCAGCTCCGTGCTCCGGCCGTTCAAGCACGGCGAGCGGAACTGCGTGCCGTCGGGCACCACCGACTCGGAGCGCGTCGTCAAAGCCTTCCAGTTCTTCGTGCAGCAGCGGCCGCCGGGCTCGGCGTCGCTGCTCCCCTACGTCTGCATCGCGCCGTACGCCACCATGCACGACGACGTCTGCGCCGTCGCGCTCGACAAGCGCGCCATGCTCATCGTCGTGCCCTTCCACAAGCGCCTCGCCATCGACGGCTCCGTCGAGCCGACGTCGCACAACGCCGGCGCGATCCAGGCGGCCAACAGCAACATCCTGAACTACTCCCCCTGCTccgtcgccatcctcgtcgacCGTggcagcctcgccgccgtcgccaccgccaccgcggccgAAGGCTTCCCCCACCGCGTCGCCCTCTACTTCCTCGGCGGGCCGGACGACCGGGAGGCGCTGGCGCTGGTGGCGCACATGGCGGAGGACGCGGCGATCGGGCTCAACGTGTTCCGGTTCAAACTGCCGCCGGAGTGGCAgaagcgcggcggcgacgacgaggaggaccacctcgacgaggaggagctgcAGGAGTTCGTACGGCGGGTCGACGACTCCCGCGTCTCCTACAGCGAGAACCTGGTGAGTGGCTCCGACGAGATGGTGGCCGTCATCCGGAAAACAAGCCCGGCGTTCAACCTGCTGGTGGTCGGCCGGCGATCGGAGGGCCGCGAGTCGCCGCTGACGGCCGGCATATCGGACTGGAGCGAGCACCTGGAACTCGGCGTCCTTGGGGATCTGCTCACGTCGACGGACTTCGGATGCAAGGTGTCCACGCTGGTGGTGCAGCAGCAGAccagggcggcggccggagaatCCAGCCGGTCGCCGGAGTTGCCCGCACAACAGCACCCATCAGGTGGACCTGTCTGACAAGCCATCAAATTATCAATCTCTAGTTGTAAGCATAATGTACTGTGTAGTAGTAACATCTTGGTGGTTAGAATGTAATCGATAGCAACATGTTTTCCTACTCTCCTTGCTTCTATGTACAcattaatatgtttataatctCATGGTTGGAACAGCAGAACAAAAAGTTCAGATAGTAACAAAAACATCTAAGCAGCAACACAGTTGCATAGTCCAGCGAGTGACAGTTTTTTTGGTCATACAGAGGCCAACCTGGATAGTGTGCAGGTGAATGAGGTTGCTTTCCTTACATTTCCCGTGTAGCTCTGCATGCAAGCTGAGCATAGAAACAGCATAGAATCAGACTGGGGAGTACTATACTAACAGATATCATTTGCCGAGGTGAGCACGAATTACATTTGTTTAGGATGCAAACGGTATTGCACAAAAGTACTCCACTAATGCTACTAGCAGATATCATTTGCCAACTACTACTGGGGAACTAAGTGCGGCGGGAAGGACCCTTCCAATGTACGCTCTGGGAGGGCCTCTTCGTCTTATGGGAACTGGTGCCACGGGATTGACCAGGGCCAGGTGCTGGAAGCGCAAGCATCCGATTCTCATCTCGGGTGCCCGAACGAACACTTCCTGCATTGTGATGAAAGATCAAGAATATGTAAGAACAGAGAGGCACAGAGCTATAGGAATCAAGTATTTGTTTTAAAGATCAAATAAGAAATCTAGCCTGAATCAGAACTTCAGAAGCCAGAAGAATAAGCCAATCCAGGTTATTGCCAGGTTCCAACTCAAATGGCgtacagaaaataaaatgcacGATTTATGGATAAATCAAAACATGGTTGATTTATGTTGCTGTTAGTACACTACATGGTAAAAACAATCCACTACATTCCTGGACTCAAATAACTATGTACACATCCATTCTCCCGCAATTATGTTGCTGTGCATTTTTGTTGGTCTAACCAAATGCTAGCCTCATACCCTGAAGCCATAATTTGATTCACAGCAAAATCTGTTAAAAGAACTGCACTTTCTAATGTACTACCTCTGCAcaaaaatgtaagcatttctaggttgtttaatCCAAGGGGAGATCTAGACAAACCATATCCTAACATGGtactccatttcaaaatatatggcGTATTTTGTTTCGCTAGGGCAAAAGTTTGACTAAAGATTACTCAGttaatatatctataaaaGTACAACCATAAGAAAGTACTTTAGATTATGaatctaataaatataaattttgcatcataaaaattatatcataatagAGTAAAGTCTGATCAAACCCTTAtcttaacaaaacaaaatatgccctaattttgaaatggagggagtacagtAATGGACTGATGACTACAATGTTCAAGAGTTTCTTTCAGACAATTGATGAGCGGATGCACCAAGGTATGGCCGACATAGGTTAAGGCCAAGGAATATGGCCTCATCTACTATCCCACAACCATCAGTACACTTTCCAATTTTGAGGAATTTGATTGCTAGGCCATCAGTGGCAGATAAGTTAGTACAAAACATACAGGAAACATAACTTATATTTGGTGCCCCCCAAACATGCATTACATATTATACTACACAGTGCACAAGCAGAATGTCCATGTGTGTTTGTGCATGCAACCACTGCCAAGCATGTTCACGCATTACATATTGTACTACACGATGCATCTGCAGCATGTCCATGTGTGTTTGTGCATGTGAGGACAAGAGGATGTACCATTAGCAAGCATGTTCACTCTTGGATCCCAACCAGACAGATTTTGCCCTGCATTTCTCTGCCACGATTCCTCAAATTGAGCAAGCTCATCTACAAGGAAAGGGAAACAGCATCAGAACCAACTTGACAGAAGATGATAGAGTTTATAGCATTAAAAGGCACTAAAACCTTCATTCAAGTTGTGTAAAGTTTGCATGGTGTCAACATTCCCATCAGAGCTCAGTTTCCTTGTTAATGAATGGCCCTGCAACATGAGAATAATAACTTGTGTTCGCAAAAAAACAACAGAGTAATAGCTTTAACTACACCCCAGTCTgattgaaagaaataaagcaaGTTATTTCTTTGGATCGCCAAGTACCTTATTGCGAATGCCACGTGAGATCTTGTGAGTGGCTTTACCAGTGGTTGTGTCTGTTTCCTTCCTTTCTTCAAATGTAATCTAGAGATATTGAAGAAACAATAAACACTAGAATTTTGGAAGTTACAACAGGAAAAATATGTAGGTAAGGAAACAGAACTGCTAAGATTGACTTACTCCATCTCCACCAATCCTCCTAGTGGCTGAAGACGTGTAAAAGGCTCCATTTGGACCACCATACGTAACAGTAGAGCTCTGAAACATAAATGTCTGTGGTTGTGGATGCGATGTGCTGGCTCCGACATATTCCCTTCTAAATTGCTCATGCTTAGGTCTTTTATTGTCTGCTAAAAGATCTTAAATCTTAGTAAATGATTAGCATCAAGCACAGAAAATAAGTAACTAATAGCGGCATAAAACAAACTAACCTTCAGTGTCTTCGTCAGGATCCTCCACGTATAGCAGTTGGCCCATCCTTGGATGCTTCCGAGGGTTACCATTCCTCTTCTCGTCTTCTTTATTAACATCAacaccatcttcatcatctGAAGATAACTCCTTGATTATTGGCCCTCTCGGCATGCTTGGTTCAGGAGCTTGCTGAAGGAAGCCCCCCATATTGCTCATTCCATTGACATTTCCATGAGGCCCAAACATACTTGACCCAAAGGTCCCAAACATGCTTGGATGAAGCAAGCTAGGTCCCATCATAGAACCGAAGGGGTTTGTAAAGAAAGGATCATCAAAGGGATTTGCCCCACCAAAGAAACTCGGCATCAGGCTCCCTGGTGGTCCAAAGTTGCCCAAACCTGGAAAGGGGTCCCCAAAACCAAAGAAACCATCCCTCCTGCCTCTTCCCCCTTGcattttatattgtgaaatacCCTGACAGCTAAAAGATATGCATTATAGAACAGTTATGTTATACAATGTATTAAACAAATTCACAGGGTTGTCAATAAGCGGGATCTAGAAGAAAAACACACACTAACAATGTTACTATTGAAATTAGCCTACAAGGTGTAGGTATGCGACCTTTTTTCATTACAAAGTTATTAAGTAGTAGGATCTAGAAGAAAACTAGACATCAAACAATGTCAATTTGGGAATTAGCATGCCTCCTCAGGCATGTAACTCTGTTTGATCACAGGGCTACACGCCTGACACACACCACATGTTAGTGTGTTCCTTAGCACATTGTTAAACAGACATAGAAAAGGAATAACTTAACATCATTGAGTGACCAAAATATCAAGGTTTAACTCTAAACATCCATCAACTACATTATCAAACACAGTTACCAGCCAAAAGAAGAATAAGAATGCTCGATCATATAGGAAGTAACAGCAACTAAATTATCTGAGACACCCATTATGCTCCATTCTAGCCAGTAGAACTGCAAAATTTTCTGACACAGCATATCCATCTACCAAAATGGCAGAAAAATCTCCTCTTCATCAGTTCGGCAGCAGCAAAACGACCCGATGGCCACCCAGTATAACTTATCACGCGTCATTTTTATCATGTATAAAATCAGCAAAAACGCCCTAGCTACCGCAGACGCTGCTCGCGCTCGGATCGGTTCGAAACCTAGAAACCTAAACCAACAACATGGCCGAGAGAACTACCAACAGCGCGATCCAAAACTGCCGCGGCAACACGGGTAAACGGTAAATCTCTAGCACTAAcagcaggaggaggggggATTTCTCACGGGAACCATCCAGATACCTGCCTACCTGGAGCTTTCCGGTGAGGCCGCAcggagcggaggcggtggcgccggccgccgaTCTGATCGGAGCGGGGCGCGGCGCTGGCTTCCCGAGCTCGCGATTTGGTGGTGGGGGTTTCCAGAATTGGGGAAGCGAGAGCAAAGCTGCGCCTGCGCGTgggagaaagagaggagaCGTGGAGCTcggagaagagaaagagagagagagagagagaggcctCGAGACTTCCAGAAGCGGATCTCTATAAGGCCTCGGCCCATTAAGAATTCATCCGGCCCGTTAGCATCTCTCTGCAAGTATGGGCCGGAACATGGGCCCCATGCTCAAATATTTGCTCTTGGTGGCCCATTTATCACCGACACTGCCAGAAGCGGATAGGCCTCGGCCTATTAAGAATCCATCCAGAATGTACGGGCCCATCTGTCtttgtgcatgcatgggccGAGATATGGGCCCATGCGCGAATATTATAGCTCTTGCCGGGACAATTTTATGtgacttttattattttttttgttttctttaataacGGTTCGAGCTTTATTACTGTATACTCTATTGGTTCAATAATACTTGCCGTTTACATTGTcgctaaaaaatatcactattttctacGTAGACACATATAGTCACTATGCttataaagtaaatattttaaaacttatttatagtcaaaattctaaaattttgactttagCTTTTGTTCATGACGGTAATTATTATGAAACCGGGGGTAGTATGGAGGCAAGAGGGTATCATCAAAGTTCATATCTGAGCTTTTCTGCACCCAGAAATTCCAGGTGTTCACTTTACAGCTTGGCATAAGCTGACCATCATTATCCATCATATAATAAACTATGGAATCTCCAAATAATGGAAATGGTTTATATTTCCACTATCTGTAGTTCGGCACACAGACATATATTGTTGTATCTGAAGGTCGGCAATGACAATGATATGCATGCCAATGAAACTCTGAATCTGAGCTCGGAACAGCACGTAGCATCGATCTGATGAGCTTTTAAACTCTGAACAGGAATTAAGTAGCATACCATCATCTATCTCTGAAGCCTGAACTGCTGCTGCCTTTGCTGATAGTAGGCTTTATTAAGGCTTATCGTTTCAGTCATTCATCATCGATGGTCTTAAAGCTCACCTAGCTAGCAGCTGCCGCGCACATTCCTGCagccaagcaagcaagcatggCGCCATGCCGCcatgggtggtggtggcctcCCTCgtgcagccgcagcagcaaatctcctcctcctgtcTCCGAGGCTGCAGGATCATCACCTGCAAACTCTTCTCTGTCTGAATAATTAACCCGCAGATTATGCCTGCGCTTTTGGCATCTCACACCTCATGGCTGCAATCATGGCGACAGCAACGCTAAAGCTCCTCGACGTACGGGGGCGACCAGTGGCCAAGCTAGCTTCTTCGTTAGCCCATCCGTCTCTCCTTCCTTCAGCGTCCAACCTTAGCCTTTTTCGTGCGTACTATATGATACGAGCTTTTTtgccatccttaaaaaaataacttaagtTATCGTCATTTCTAATGTAAAAGGTGTGGTACATTGAGATAACAAAAAATTAGTAAGGATAACGAAAAAACCCATATGATAtactacaatatatatacGGCTCGATCATGCTATTTTGCTATCATGCCTCATCTGGTTAGTTCAGATAGAAGTTCAGATTAAGCTTGCTACACATGCATGAGTAATGATAATAGGGGTGATCGATTGGCTCTTTCATGGGAAAATTAAATGGGGCATacttgtaaacaaaaaataaactgcaatGGAAAgaccaaaaaatcaacttcagattaaaagttaaaaatttaaattttgtcttagaagcataacaaaaagtcaaaatacGAGCGTGAATAATATGAGGATTAGTTACTACTGATTGGGAATAGTAGAAATTTCTTCAGACAAGAAAACAGCTCTGAAACTGAAATTCCTCCAACTCTGAGATCATTTTTTGTCTCTGAATCACCGGAGCATAGCTCATAAAGTCTGAATGTATCCATGGCCAGATTTTATGTTCACATGAGACTGAGCTTAGGTGTGACCAAACTAATTAAGATAGCAAGAGGTAGTTCATTTgtcacttaaaaaaaaactggatcAGCTTCCGTTAATTAAGGAGCTAAAAAAGCAAGCACACATGTCAGGCATTGGCAGTTCAGCAGATGCATGCGTGCTGCAACTCAATTAGTGGGCCTCTAATCTAACACTTTTTTCACCACTAATTAAATCCAATTAAACTATGagctttgcttgcttgctagcTAGATGGGTAGCTCGAAAAGATGGTGGAATATGCCCATGCGAGAAGAGCCCAATAATACAGACATGGCGCATGCACAAAGCAAGTGGACTGGATAATGATAATAACGTCATTTAGGTAAGTTAATCAACTCCGTAAGCTTGGTTTATATTGGTTCTTAATTAGGGATTAGTGTTGGTAATTAATTAGGAGCCCTTGGACCACACATCACACATGAACAGCATGTGGTCACTAGTGCGCTTGATGCGTGCAGCAAGCTCCTACTTCGATGTGAGTGTGTTGGCAGGCACCCATTTGAGCCAAGAATTTCAAGcccatttttattcatttaaaTTTCTGTTTTGATGATTAAGTATGTTTGGGATATGATTAAAAAAGCTATTTTTATCTCACCATGGGCATGTGCCTTCACCTCCACTAACCATGCAATTGGAACCATGTTAATATAAGCTTTGGGAATCTCCCCCCAACAAATATGCAGACGGCACTACTGAACTGAACAttattgtgttttttctttcatttggaAAGTACTAGGCAGGTAATTATTATCCCAAATTATAGCATAAATTCGGTTTTGGATGTGCTTGAAACTTGGAGCACATAATTGTACTATCTTATAGGATAATAATGGTATTATACCTTTTCTCCTTGTTTTTCTCCTTTCATCAAAGCTTAATTCATCAATATTTCTtatggagaaaaaagagaagttGCTTATCCATATCTATATCATATATGGACACTTTGAGGAGATGTGAAAACCTACAAAATAGCTGAGATGAGCTTCTTTCTTGGGCTGTTTGTGCTTTTGCCATTTGTTTCCTCATGAGGGGCCCTCACTTAGGGTTACAATTAGCTTTGCAAACAACTTGTGATTAAGTGGAGCTTGGTGCTTAATTTAACCATCTCTTTGTTATCGAGAAAAGGTTAAGTAGGCTGACCCACTTGCCCATCACATCCTTTAAGTACAAAATGCCTTGCTTTTGGTTGCTTGCTTGTCTTCCCATGGGTTAACAGTTGGTGGAGTAACCATGATCTgatctcctttttcttctcctcactttatttattaattttagattaaatagATAGATGGTTTAGGTGGGCTAGAAGTTGGAGTAAAGCATATGTCATTAGGTCtatcttaattaatcaactaaTCCAATGTGTTTGTGTGTTGCTTAGCTTTCATGGATTGTTGAGTATTGACTCCATAGTGTTTAATTGATAtcgttatatttataaatgttccATCCCAATCTAGCATacgaaatatttttgtttttttgtgggCTGCTAAATCCATATTATTTTCCATGCTTGTCTTGTAAGGAAATGAAACGTTTAATACTGAAGAATATATTTGCTACCGTGAAAAAAGCAAATTATTGTTGAGTGTTGGTGAGCTGTCCACGATTGCCTTTATATTGGTATGTGAATATGTTTGGAGTACATACGATTtgtttcaattaaaaatatcccttgtttttattcctttttttcttttctcagcTACCCCTCCTTGACCTTGGTAATGCTAGTTTGAGATAGATTATTTACCGTGGACTATCTAGATAGATTATGGACTTTTTAAGGTAACCTCGAATGCATGATTGTGAGTCATTTATTGCTTTAAATCTAACggatctaattttattatactacatcGGTAGTATGTGTAGTAGGAATTCTGTAAAGTTAAAATTGGAAGTACAATATATAACTTTGCGATAAATTTATGTCTCATATATtatgttaaaatagatgaattgataaatgtatcttaccaaagtttcgaataaaataaatttatttataaaaaacgcGATTAGGTCCAAATTTTACTACACCACTACCACTGCTGGTAAAATGTACCGTAACAATACTCTAGATTATTGATTTGAATTATCTACTCcattataaagataaaataaatatgttaacAAATAAAGTTAACAAATAGTTAGGAGCAATTATTCTAAGTTATGTAGTATAAGAAACTTTTGCTTTAGAAAAGAGATTTGAAGTAAATAATCGATGGCAATAATGTACTAAATTAGCTAAAAAGAATATGGAATGCACTCTAGCTAATAATATCTAGAGACCTAGCTTGACCAAATCCAATGCTGATGAAACATGTAAACCTAAATTGTCAGGTTCATTTTGGACCAATCGACAAGGATATACATTGTCGATCTAGATGTGAAATGGTCGCCGATATAGCTACGTACTACATGCCAGCATTTTCTGCATGCACAACCAAGAAAGTATCAAAAGCATTTCTTTCCTTTCATATAGGCATacaatcaaatcaaatataaaatatattgataaggTCGAAATGTCAAATATATAGCCGTGCTcatctataattatatatgttatagaAAATCAAGAAAGCTAGTTTGTAAATGACGTGCACAGGATTATTACTGTCTTTTCTACGAAAATGTATCACGTACACACACCCTATGGGTGCACAGATCATGTGCgccaactaaaaaaatatcacttgAAATCTATCCCACTGTCTTTGCAAATTAGATCATTGCATTTCCTGATATTATGAATTAGcccatatttgataaaaaattctataacgtattgtaatatattttcatagcaAAGCATGGATACTTTGTTAGTTATAAATAAGTATACACATATGTACTTTCAACAGTATTacacatatgtataaagtCTCTTCTTaaattcaatattttagtgataaaaaaactaaagatCTAATGGTTCTAAGAGTCTATCTGTcgaataattttgtttatctGTTGCTGTCACTGTATGACGAATCCGAGTACAAGACTTTatacatacgtacgtacgtgaaATATATCAAAGCTCCATACGGTGAAGGGGTGCTCATGTACTTGATctataaaattcttttaactataatttatctattttcaagCGTACGTACCTATGTACATCCCTAGTGCACCTGACCCCGAGTAGATTATTCATTACTAACTACTTTTTACTATGTTAATTGATATATTAGTCACTAATTAACTTATCAATATATGTTAGACCCGTGGTAAATTTTTGTGGGTTCGCTACCGCATATACACACCCCCTCGGTCTAATATCACACCCGCAGTAGCCTAAAACCAGTTCAAATAAAAGTGAAACATGCGAGTGACACATCTCTATTTCATTTAGCTATGTCCCTAATTATCTACTAGTGTTGCActctaatttttctttttgcttctacttatacttataaaccagaattttaggattttttcaCCTATGTTCATTCTTAACCCTTTTAgatcatttaaaatatatataagttttatttataaattatttttaatttaataaatatgtcACGTGGCAATCACCCCCTTGATCTGTTGACCACCGAATACAGACAGCTTAATTAGCTTTCGGTCCGGACACAAGACCAAACCTAACatgtggtgtttagattgagaaaatttttgggagaagtgatgtcggaagaggttttcggacacgaatgaaaaaaacgaatttcatggctagcctagaaaccgcgagacgaatcttttgagcctaattaatccgtcattagcacatgttggttactgtagcattcatagctaattatggactaattagactcaaaagattcgtctcaagatttcttccataacttttttggtttatctatgtttaatgatttatttagatgtctaaaaattcaaagtaatatttttagaaaaaaattggaaactaaaccAGGCCTAATCTGACCCTCTCCTGCCTTTGACTCTCTCAATGCAGGGCCTATGCAATCATCGTCCCATGGGTTGTCCATCATCTCCAGCTTTTCTCCCTTCTAGTACTATCTCTTTTGGCGCTTTTGACCGCCGCCCCCCTCTGCACTGCACAATATTCCGGTACCATCCAACGCCTGCATCTGCTTGCTGCATGCCAGTGGATTCGGATCACGCGCGTACGTACGCTCGCTCTCCCTGCGCATCTGcatgtgtgtttgtgtgtgtgtgtatgtgccATGCATCTTGCGCTCACCTTTGTTTTGACACGTTCCAAACCCACAAAAGCGTCAAAAGCTATGGTCACACACAGACGTGTGTGTCCTCTATCCACAGCAATACTCCTGCAAAGAGGTATTTCCTCTGTCTTTTCGTAATTCATGTCATTTTGAATAAG is a window of Oryza brachyantha chromosome 8, ObraRS2, whole genome shotgun sequence DNA encoding:
- the LOC102721298 gene encoding cation/H(+) antiporter 15-like, giving the protein MSLAAPATVRLQKEANVNQSLFCFQTNSGATSSGVFAGDDPLKFYFPLFLYHVCIVFALSRGIQAVLRRANVPLVISQILAGTLLGPSFLGHLVPRVGEMFATPEGWVLINTIGGYAFTLHIFVIGVKTDLGMIAKSGKKAIAIAVFGTAAPHLAMYIAGLALKARVPAAWAASFLITNLTSWWSLSAFIVVCCTLQDLNLLSSKLGRLAMSAALIGDFANTFSIAGVTSYLLTASPSEKLQRIGFASVIAFTTFIAFMALLARPTILRLIHDVPEGALLSEARLVGVLLICLTCSFAGELLGLHATYGPFMLGLMLPGGAPLGVTMEERLDRLVAGVLMPLLFAQGGMRMNVHKITDASTCVLLETFLVVGVVSKFVASVLPCLYCHMPVREAVVVGLMMNFKGITEVVYASAFMDAKVLDDQVYAAFMINVLVLGAASATAVKYMYHPEEKYVAYRRRTVQHKKLGEELRVLACIHSQGDVGPMLALLDASSPTPTSPLAVYLLHLVPLAGLTSSVLRPFKHGERNCVPSGTTDSERVVKAFQFFVQQRPPGSASLLPYVCIAPYATMHDDVCAVALDKRAMLIVVPFHKRLAIDGSVEPTSHNAGAIQAANSNILNYSPCSVAILVDRGSLAAVATATAAEGFPHRVALYFLGGPDDREALALVAHMAEDAAIGLNVFRFKLPPEWQKRGGDDEEDHLDEEELQEFVRRVDDSRVSYSENLVSGSDEMVAVIRKTSPAFNLLVVGRRSEGRESPLTAGISDWSEHLELGVLGDLLTSTDFGCKVSTLVVQQQTRAAAGESSRSPELPAQQHPSGGPV
- the LOC102720818 gene encoding uncharacterized protein LOC102720818, whose product is MQGGRGRRDGFFGFGDPFPGLGNFGPPGSLMPSFFGGANPFDDPFFTNPFGSMMGPSLLHPSMFGTFGSSMFGPHGNVNGMSNMGGFLQQAPEPSMPRGPIIKELSSDDEDGVDVNKEDEKRNGNPRKHPRMGQLLYVEDPDEDTEDNKRPKHEQFRREYVGASTSHPQPQTFMFQSSTVTYGGPNGAFYTSSATRRIGGDGITFEERKETDTTTGKATHKISRGIRNKGHSLTRKLSSDGNVDTMQTLHNLNEDELAQFEESWQRNAGQNLSGWDPRVNMLANGSVRSGTRDENRMLALPAPGPGQSRGTSSHKTKRPSQSVHWKGPSRRT